From Vicinamibacteria bacterium:
CGCTATGGTCGGGGCCGTAATGTTGGTGGCGGCGGTGAGCGCGCACATCAGGAAGGGTTTTTTCGCGCACAACGGTGGTTACGAGTACACCCTGGTGCTCGGCGCAACCGCCGTCGCCCTGGCGTTCACCGGGCCGGGTAACTTCGCGCTGGATCAGGCGCTCGGAATCTCTTGGTCGGGCGAGGCCTGGGGCCTGGCAGCCCTGGCCGCGGGCTTGGTCGGCGGCGTCGTTCCGCTACTCGCTCGAAAGACGGCGCCAACGTCATCTTCGGAGCAGGCCGCCTGAGACCCCATTGAGTAACAAGGACTAAGGAGGAGAACGTGAGTCGTAGGGTTGAACATGTGATCTCGGCGCACCGTCAGCTAGAGGGCGGCGGTTTTGTCGTCCGGCGTCCGTTTCCCACCGCCGAGTTGCCCCTCGTTGATCCATTCTTGCTGCTCGACGAGATGGGGCCGGCGGACTACGGTCCGGGCGAGGCCAAGGGCGCGCCCGACCATCCCCACCGCGGATTCGAAACCGTGACCTACAT
This genomic window contains:
- a CDS encoding DoxX family protein, translated to AMVGAVMLVAAVSAHIRKGFFAHNGGYEYTLVLGATAVALAFTGPGNFALDQALGISWSGEAWGLAALAAGLVGGVVPLLARKTAPTSSSEQAA